A part of Ooceraea biroi isolate clonal line C1 chromosome 10, Obir_v5.4, whole genome shotgun sequence genomic DNA contains:
- the LOC105286847 gene encoding DNA-binding protein P3A2 isoform X3 — translation MDRISDDDDDDSTGVSDAYDEDLITAAMGDDVTAQLAAAGWQIKPINGPVGVAAAAAIVSAKKRKRPHSFETNPSIRKRQQNRLLRKLRQTIDEFATRVGQQAVVLVATPGKPNSSYKVFGAKPLEDVVKNLKNVIMEELESALAQQAPPPAQDDPSLYELPPLIIDGIPTPVEKMTQAQLRAFIPLMLKYSTGRGKPGWGRDSTRPPWWPKELPWANVRMDARSEDEKQKISWTHALRQIVINCYKFHGREDLLPAFNEEDDKSNVIIQQATPHSSSHPSHSSSQGQGGGGQQSQQQTVGVVRLNSTDSSKGNSSPAQIIAASPTALATATQMTAQYPTAVLQTITNPDGTVSILQVDPSTPIITLPDGTTAQVQGVATIHTSQGEVQALAEVAGGTEGSVAVDLNTVTEATLGQDGQIILTGEDGHGYPVSVSGVITVPVSASMYQTMVANIQSDGTMQVVTPMVQVPKVEPGNGDTTIEAVTIQGHPMTMINAAGEHQVLQVISLKDANILTKAMQAEVVKDEDSQQQQTVSSPE, via the exons ATGGACCGAATCTcagacgacgatgatgatgacagTACCGGGGTATCGGATGCTTACGATGAAGATCTCATCACAGCTGCAATGGGAGACGACGTTACAGCTCAACTCGCTGCTGCAGGTTGGCAAATCAAACCCATTAATG GACCAGTTGGTGTAGCTGCCGCAGCTGCAATTGTCTCGGCCAAAAAGCGGAAACGACCACATAGCTTCGAGACTAATCCCAGTATCAGAAAGAGACAACAGAACAGGCTTTTAAGGAAGCTGCGA CAAACCATCGACGAATTTGCGACGCGAGTTGGACAACAGGCAGTGGTATTAGTGGCTACGCCGGGCAAACCAAATAGTAGTTACAAAGTGTTCGGGGCGAAACCATTGGAGGATGTAGTTAAGAATTTAAAGAACGTTATTATGGAAGAGCTGGAGAGTGCACTCGCGCAACAAGCACCACCGCCCGCACAGGACGATCCATCTCTCTACGAATTACCACCGCTGATAATCGACGGTATACCGACTCCGGTGGAGAAAATGACACAGGCGCAACTCAGGGCCTTCATACCACTGATGTTAAAATATTCCACTGGCCGTGGTAAACCAGGCTGGGGTAGAGATAGCACGCGACCTCCATGGTGGCCCAAAGAATTGCCCTGGGCAAATGTCCGGATGGACGCGCGGTCGGAGGACGAAAAGCAGAAG ATCTCGTGGACGCACGCGCTACggcaaattgtaataaattgttataaatttcaCGGAAGGGAAGATCTTCTACCAGCGTTTAACGAAGAGGACGACAAATCTAACGTTATAATACAACAAGCGACGCCCCATTCATCGTCGCATCCGTCGCACTCGTCGAGTCAGGGGCAAGGTGGCGGAGGGCAGCAGTCGCAGCAACAGACGGTGGGAGTTGTTCGCCTGAACAGCACGGATTCATCTAAGGGAAACTCTTCGCCAGCACAAATCATTGCCGCGTCTCCCACAGCTCTTGCCACTGCCACTCAG ATGACAGCCCAATATCCGACAGCTGTATTGCAGACAATAACCAATCCGGACGGTACAGTTTCCATCTTACAAGTGGATCCTAGCACTCCGATCATCACGTTGCCAGATGGTACGACGGCTCAAGTTCAAGGAGTTGCCACC ATCCATACAAGTCAAGGAGAGGTGCAAGCACTGGCAGAAGTGGCTGGTGGCACCGAGGGTAGCGTGGCAGTTGATTTGAACACCGTTACGGAAGCGACATTAGGCCAAGACGGCCAGATCATCCTGACCGGCGAAGATGGACACG GATACCCCGTGTCGGTCTCGGGAGTGATCACTGTGCCAGTGTCCGCCAGTATGTATCAAACTATGGTAGCCAATATTCAGAGCGACGGCACGATGCAAGTGGTAACGCCGATGGTTCAAGTACCGAAAGTCGAGCCAGGAAACGGAGACACCACCATCGAAGCTGTCACTATACAGGGTCATCCAATGACCATGATAAACGCCGCCGGTGAGCATCAGGTCCTTCAAGTGATATCGTTAAAGGACGCCAACATCCTGACGAAAGCTATGCAGGCCGAAGTTGTCAAGGATGAGGATAGTCAACAACAACAAACGGTATCTAGCCCGGAATAA
- the LOC105286847 gene encoding DNA-binding protein P3A2 isoform X4, translating to MDRISDDDDDDSTGVSDAYDEDLITAAMGDDVTAQLAAAGPVGVAAAAAIVSAKKRKRPHSFETNPSIRKRQQNRLLRKLRQTIDEFATRVGQQAVVLVATPGKPNSSYKVFGAKPLEDVVKNLKNVIMEELESALAQQAPPPAQDDPSLYELPPLIIDGIPTPVEKMTQAQLRAFIPLMLKYSTGRGKPGWGRDSTRPPWWPKELPWANVRMDARSEDEKQKISWTHALRQIVINCYKFHGREDLLPAFNEEDDKSNVIIQQATPHSSSHPSHSSSQGQGGGGQQSQQQTVGVVRLNSTDSSKGNSSPAQIIAASPTALATATQMTAQYPTAVLQTITNPDGTVSILQVDPSTPIITLPDGTTAQVQGVATIHTSQGEVQALAEVAGGTEGSVAVDLNTVTEATLGQDGQIILTGEDGHGYPVSVSGVITVPVSASMYQTMVANIQSDGTMQVVTPMVQVPKVEPGNGDTTIEAVTIQGHPMTMINAAGEHQVLQVISLKDANILTKAMQAEVVKDEDSQQQQTVSSPE from the exons ATGGACCGAATCTcagacgacgatgatgatgacagTACCGGGGTATCGGATGCTTACGATGAAGATCTCATCACAGCTGCAATGGGAGACGACGTTACAGCTCAACTCGCTGCTGCAG GACCAGTTGGTGTAGCTGCCGCAGCTGCAATTGTCTCGGCCAAAAAGCGGAAACGACCACATAGCTTCGAGACTAATCCCAGTATCAGAAAGAGACAACAGAACAGGCTTTTAAGGAAGCTGCGA CAAACCATCGACGAATTTGCGACGCGAGTTGGACAACAGGCAGTGGTATTAGTGGCTACGCCGGGCAAACCAAATAGTAGTTACAAAGTGTTCGGGGCGAAACCATTGGAGGATGTAGTTAAGAATTTAAAGAACGTTATTATGGAAGAGCTGGAGAGTGCACTCGCGCAACAAGCACCACCGCCCGCACAGGACGATCCATCTCTCTACGAATTACCACCGCTGATAATCGACGGTATACCGACTCCGGTGGAGAAAATGACACAGGCGCAACTCAGGGCCTTCATACCACTGATGTTAAAATATTCCACTGGCCGTGGTAAACCAGGCTGGGGTAGAGATAGCACGCGACCTCCATGGTGGCCCAAAGAATTGCCCTGGGCAAATGTCCGGATGGACGCGCGGTCGGAGGACGAAAAGCAGAAG ATCTCGTGGACGCACGCGCTACggcaaattgtaataaattgttataaatttcaCGGAAGGGAAGATCTTCTACCAGCGTTTAACGAAGAGGACGACAAATCTAACGTTATAATACAACAAGCGACGCCCCATTCATCGTCGCATCCGTCGCACTCGTCGAGTCAGGGGCAAGGTGGCGGAGGGCAGCAGTCGCAGCAACAGACGGTGGGAGTTGTTCGCCTGAACAGCACGGATTCATCTAAGGGAAACTCTTCGCCAGCACAAATCATTGCCGCGTCTCCCACAGCTCTTGCCACTGCCACTCAG ATGACAGCCCAATATCCGACAGCTGTATTGCAGACAATAACCAATCCGGACGGTACAGTTTCCATCTTACAAGTGGATCCTAGCACTCCGATCATCACGTTGCCAGATGGTACGACGGCTCAAGTTCAAGGAGTTGCCACC ATCCATACAAGTCAAGGAGAGGTGCAAGCACTGGCAGAAGTGGCTGGTGGCACCGAGGGTAGCGTGGCAGTTGATTTGAACACCGTTACGGAAGCGACATTAGGCCAAGACGGCCAGATCATCCTGACCGGCGAAGATGGACACG GATACCCCGTGTCGGTCTCGGGAGTGATCACTGTGCCAGTGTCCGCCAGTATGTATCAAACTATGGTAGCCAATATTCAGAGCGACGGCACGATGCAAGTGGTAACGCCGATGGTTCAAGTACCGAAAGTCGAGCCAGGAAACGGAGACACCACCATCGAAGCTGTCACTATACAGGGTCATCCAATGACCATGATAAACGCCGCCGGTGAGCATCAGGTCCTTCAAGTGATATCGTTAAAGGACGCCAACATCCTGACGAAAGCTATGCAGGCCGAAGTTGTCAAGGATGAGGATAGTCAACAACAACAAACGGTATCTAGCCCGGAATAA
- the LOC105286847 gene encoding DNA-binding protein P3A2 isoform X1 — MVSLPNAESGTMDRISDDDDDDSTGVSDAYDEDLITAAMGDDVTAQLAAAGWQIKPINGPVGVAAAAAIVSAKKRKRPHSFETNPSIRKRQQNRLLRKLRQTIDEFATRVGQQAVVLVATPGKPNSSYKVFGAKPLEDVVKNLKNVIMEELESALAQQAPPPAQDDPSLYELPPLIIDGIPTPVEKMTQAQLRAFIPLMLKYSTGRGKPGWGRDSTRPPWWPKELPWANVRMDARSEDEKQKISWTHALRQIVINCYKFHGREDLLPAFNEEDDKSNVIIQQATPHSSSHPSHSSSQGQGGGGQQSQQQTVGVVRLNSTDSSKGNSSPAQIIAASPTALATATQMTAQYPTAVLQTITNPDGTVSILQVDPSTPIITLPDGTTAQVQGVATIHTSQGEVQALAEVAGGTEGSVAVDLNTVTEATLGQDGQIILTGEDGHGYPVSVSGVITVPVSASMYQTMVANIQSDGTMQVVTPMVQVPKVEPGNGDTTIEAVTIQGHPMTMINAAGEHQVLQVISLKDANILTKAMQAEVVKDEDSQQQQTVSSPE, encoded by the exons ATGGTGTCTCTGCCTAATGCAGAATCTGGCACGATGGACCGAATCTcagacgacgatgatgatgacagTACCGGGGTATCGGATGCTTACGATGAAGATCTCATCACAGCTGCAATGGGAGACGACGTTACAGCTCAACTCGCTGCTGCAGGTTGGCAAATCAAACCCATTAATG GACCAGTTGGTGTAGCTGCCGCAGCTGCAATTGTCTCGGCCAAAAAGCGGAAACGACCACATAGCTTCGAGACTAATCCCAGTATCAGAAAGAGACAACAGAACAGGCTTTTAAGGAAGCTGCGA CAAACCATCGACGAATTTGCGACGCGAGTTGGACAACAGGCAGTGGTATTAGTGGCTACGCCGGGCAAACCAAATAGTAGTTACAAAGTGTTCGGGGCGAAACCATTGGAGGATGTAGTTAAGAATTTAAAGAACGTTATTATGGAAGAGCTGGAGAGTGCACTCGCGCAACAAGCACCACCGCCCGCACAGGACGATCCATCTCTCTACGAATTACCACCGCTGATAATCGACGGTATACCGACTCCGGTGGAGAAAATGACACAGGCGCAACTCAGGGCCTTCATACCACTGATGTTAAAATATTCCACTGGCCGTGGTAAACCAGGCTGGGGTAGAGATAGCACGCGACCTCCATGGTGGCCCAAAGAATTGCCCTGGGCAAATGTCCGGATGGACGCGCGGTCGGAGGACGAAAAGCAGAAG ATCTCGTGGACGCACGCGCTACggcaaattgtaataaattgttataaatttcaCGGAAGGGAAGATCTTCTACCAGCGTTTAACGAAGAGGACGACAAATCTAACGTTATAATACAACAAGCGACGCCCCATTCATCGTCGCATCCGTCGCACTCGTCGAGTCAGGGGCAAGGTGGCGGAGGGCAGCAGTCGCAGCAACAGACGGTGGGAGTTGTTCGCCTGAACAGCACGGATTCATCTAAGGGAAACTCTTCGCCAGCACAAATCATTGCCGCGTCTCCCACAGCTCTTGCCACTGCCACTCAG ATGACAGCCCAATATCCGACAGCTGTATTGCAGACAATAACCAATCCGGACGGTACAGTTTCCATCTTACAAGTGGATCCTAGCACTCCGATCATCACGTTGCCAGATGGTACGACGGCTCAAGTTCAAGGAGTTGCCACC ATCCATACAAGTCAAGGAGAGGTGCAAGCACTGGCAGAAGTGGCTGGTGGCACCGAGGGTAGCGTGGCAGTTGATTTGAACACCGTTACGGAAGCGACATTAGGCCAAGACGGCCAGATCATCCTGACCGGCGAAGATGGACACG GATACCCCGTGTCGGTCTCGGGAGTGATCACTGTGCCAGTGTCCGCCAGTATGTATCAAACTATGGTAGCCAATATTCAGAGCGACGGCACGATGCAAGTGGTAACGCCGATGGTTCAAGTACCGAAAGTCGAGCCAGGAAACGGAGACACCACCATCGAAGCTGTCACTATACAGGGTCATCCAATGACCATGATAAACGCCGCCGGTGAGCATCAGGTCCTTCAAGTGATATCGTTAAAGGACGCCAACATCCTGACGAAAGCTATGCAGGCCGAAGTTGTCAAGGATGAGGATAGTCAACAACAACAAACGGTATCTAGCCCGGAATAA
- the LOC105286847 gene encoding DNA-binding protein P3A2 isoform X5: MVSLPNAESGTMDRISDDDDDDSTGVSDAYDEDLITAAMGDDVTAQLAAAGWQIKPINGPVGVAAAAAIVSAKKRKRPHSFETNPSIRKRQQNRLLRKLRQTIDEFATRVGQQAVVLVATPGKPNSSYKVFGAKPLEDVVKNLKNVIMEELESALAQQAPPPAQDDPSLYELPPLIIDGIPTPVEKMTQAQLRAFIPLMLKYSTGRGKPGWGRDSTRPPWWPKELPWANVRMDARSEDEKQKISWTHALRQIVINCYKFHGREDLLPAFNEEDDKSNVIIQQATPHSSSHPSHSSSQGQGGGGQQSQQQTMTAQYPTAVLQTITNPDGTVSILQVDPSTPIITLPDGTTAQVQGVATIHTSQGEVQALAEVAGGTEGSVAVDLNTVTEATLGQDGQIILTGEDGHGYPVSVSGVITVPVSASMYQTMVANIQSDGTMQVVTPMVQVPKVEPGNGDTTIEAVTIQGHPMTMINAAGEHQVLQVISLKDANILTKAMQAEVVKDEDSQQQQTVSSPE; this comes from the exons ATGGTGTCTCTGCCTAATGCAGAATCTGGCACGATGGACCGAATCTcagacgacgatgatgatgacagTACCGGGGTATCGGATGCTTACGATGAAGATCTCATCACAGCTGCAATGGGAGACGACGTTACAGCTCAACTCGCTGCTGCAGGTTGGCAAATCAAACCCATTAATG GACCAGTTGGTGTAGCTGCCGCAGCTGCAATTGTCTCGGCCAAAAAGCGGAAACGACCACATAGCTTCGAGACTAATCCCAGTATCAGAAAGAGACAACAGAACAGGCTTTTAAGGAAGCTGCGA CAAACCATCGACGAATTTGCGACGCGAGTTGGACAACAGGCAGTGGTATTAGTGGCTACGCCGGGCAAACCAAATAGTAGTTACAAAGTGTTCGGGGCGAAACCATTGGAGGATGTAGTTAAGAATTTAAAGAACGTTATTATGGAAGAGCTGGAGAGTGCACTCGCGCAACAAGCACCACCGCCCGCACAGGACGATCCATCTCTCTACGAATTACCACCGCTGATAATCGACGGTATACCGACTCCGGTGGAGAAAATGACACAGGCGCAACTCAGGGCCTTCATACCACTGATGTTAAAATATTCCACTGGCCGTGGTAAACCAGGCTGGGGTAGAGATAGCACGCGACCTCCATGGTGGCCCAAAGAATTGCCCTGGGCAAATGTCCGGATGGACGCGCGGTCGGAGGACGAAAAGCAGAAG ATCTCGTGGACGCACGCGCTACggcaaattgtaataaattgttataaatttcaCGGAAGGGAAGATCTTCTACCAGCGTTTAACGAAGAGGACGACAAATCTAACGTTATAATACAACAAGCGACGCCCCATTCATCGTCGCATCCGTCGCACTCGTCGAGTCAGGGGCAAGGTGGCGGAGGGCAGCAGTCGCAGCAACAGACG ATGACAGCCCAATATCCGACAGCTGTATTGCAGACAATAACCAATCCGGACGGTACAGTTTCCATCTTACAAGTGGATCCTAGCACTCCGATCATCACGTTGCCAGATGGTACGACGGCTCAAGTTCAAGGAGTTGCCACC ATCCATACAAGTCAAGGAGAGGTGCAAGCACTGGCAGAAGTGGCTGGTGGCACCGAGGGTAGCGTGGCAGTTGATTTGAACACCGTTACGGAAGCGACATTAGGCCAAGACGGCCAGATCATCCTGACCGGCGAAGATGGACACG GATACCCCGTGTCGGTCTCGGGAGTGATCACTGTGCCAGTGTCCGCCAGTATGTATCAAACTATGGTAGCCAATATTCAGAGCGACGGCACGATGCAAGTGGTAACGCCGATGGTTCAAGTACCGAAAGTCGAGCCAGGAAACGGAGACACCACCATCGAAGCTGTCACTATACAGGGTCATCCAATGACCATGATAAACGCCGCCGGTGAGCATCAGGTCCTTCAAGTGATATCGTTAAAGGACGCCAACATCCTGACGAAAGCTATGCAGGCCGAAGTTGTCAAGGATGAGGATAGTCAACAACAACAAACGGTATCTAGCCCGGAATAA
- the LOC105286847 gene encoding DNA-binding protein P3A2 isoform X2 gives MVSLPNAESGTMDRISDDDDDDSTGVSDAYDEDLITAAMGDDVTAQLAAAGPVGVAAAAAIVSAKKRKRPHSFETNPSIRKRQQNRLLRKLRQTIDEFATRVGQQAVVLVATPGKPNSSYKVFGAKPLEDVVKNLKNVIMEELESALAQQAPPPAQDDPSLYELPPLIIDGIPTPVEKMTQAQLRAFIPLMLKYSTGRGKPGWGRDSTRPPWWPKELPWANVRMDARSEDEKQKISWTHALRQIVINCYKFHGREDLLPAFNEEDDKSNVIIQQATPHSSSHPSHSSSQGQGGGGQQSQQQTVGVVRLNSTDSSKGNSSPAQIIAASPTALATATQMTAQYPTAVLQTITNPDGTVSILQVDPSTPIITLPDGTTAQVQGVATIHTSQGEVQALAEVAGGTEGSVAVDLNTVTEATLGQDGQIILTGEDGHGYPVSVSGVITVPVSASMYQTMVANIQSDGTMQVVTPMVQVPKVEPGNGDTTIEAVTIQGHPMTMINAAGEHQVLQVISLKDANILTKAMQAEVVKDEDSQQQQTVSSPE, from the exons ATGGTGTCTCTGCCTAATGCAGAATCTGGCACGATGGACCGAATCTcagacgacgatgatgatgacagTACCGGGGTATCGGATGCTTACGATGAAGATCTCATCACAGCTGCAATGGGAGACGACGTTACAGCTCAACTCGCTGCTGCAG GACCAGTTGGTGTAGCTGCCGCAGCTGCAATTGTCTCGGCCAAAAAGCGGAAACGACCACATAGCTTCGAGACTAATCCCAGTATCAGAAAGAGACAACAGAACAGGCTTTTAAGGAAGCTGCGA CAAACCATCGACGAATTTGCGACGCGAGTTGGACAACAGGCAGTGGTATTAGTGGCTACGCCGGGCAAACCAAATAGTAGTTACAAAGTGTTCGGGGCGAAACCATTGGAGGATGTAGTTAAGAATTTAAAGAACGTTATTATGGAAGAGCTGGAGAGTGCACTCGCGCAACAAGCACCACCGCCCGCACAGGACGATCCATCTCTCTACGAATTACCACCGCTGATAATCGACGGTATACCGACTCCGGTGGAGAAAATGACACAGGCGCAACTCAGGGCCTTCATACCACTGATGTTAAAATATTCCACTGGCCGTGGTAAACCAGGCTGGGGTAGAGATAGCACGCGACCTCCATGGTGGCCCAAAGAATTGCCCTGGGCAAATGTCCGGATGGACGCGCGGTCGGAGGACGAAAAGCAGAAG ATCTCGTGGACGCACGCGCTACggcaaattgtaataaattgttataaatttcaCGGAAGGGAAGATCTTCTACCAGCGTTTAACGAAGAGGACGACAAATCTAACGTTATAATACAACAAGCGACGCCCCATTCATCGTCGCATCCGTCGCACTCGTCGAGTCAGGGGCAAGGTGGCGGAGGGCAGCAGTCGCAGCAACAGACGGTGGGAGTTGTTCGCCTGAACAGCACGGATTCATCTAAGGGAAACTCTTCGCCAGCACAAATCATTGCCGCGTCTCCCACAGCTCTTGCCACTGCCACTCAG ATGACAGCCCAATATCCGACAGCTGTATTGCAGACAATAACCAATCCGGACGGTACAGTTTCCATCTTACAAGTGGATCCTAGCACTCCGATCATCACGTTGCCAGATGGTACGACGGCTCAAGTTCAAGGAGTTGCCACC ATCCATACAAGTCAAGGAGAGGTGCAAGCACTGGCAGAAGTGGCTGGTGGCACCGAGGGTAGCGTGGCAGTTGATTTGAACACCGTTACGGAAGCGACATTAGGCCAAGACGGCCAGATCATCCTGACCGGCGAAGATGGACACG GATACCCCGTGTCGGTCTCGGGAGTGATCACTGTGCCAGTGTCCGCCAGTATGTATCAAACTATGGTAGCCAATATTCAGAGCGACGGCACGATGCAAGTGGTAACGCCGATGGTTCAAGTACCGAAAGTCGAGCCAGGAAACGGAGACACCACCATCGAAGCTGTCACTATACAGGGTCATCCAATGACCATGATAAACGCCGCCGGTGAGCATCAGGTCCTTCAAGTGATATCGTTAAAGGACGCCAACATCCTGACGAAAGCTATGCAGGCCGAAGTTGTCAAGGATGAGGATAGTCAACAACAACAAACGGTATCTAGCCCGGAATAA